Proteins encoded in a region of the Prochlorothrix hollandica PCC 9006 = CALU 1027 genome:
- a CDS encoding Mo-dependent nitrogenase C-terminal domain-containing protein translates to MNIVDASVENLALPSWLWLAPHTDSPGNAAPATLTPPPRQTWDIFAPLRHWLEHLNISNAYFAHRLCQLIPAQCPFERDVLFFGHLLFHIPPMCKLNPLYDDLMMLRFRALCYLVDECGEDVSRYLKSGSKAPSF, encoded by the coding sequence ATGAATATTGTTGATGCCTCTGTAGAAAACCTAGCCCTACCCAGTTGGCTATGGCTCGCCCCCCACACCGATAGTCCAGGGAACGCAGCCCCCGCCACCCTCACCCCGCCACCCCGCCAAACCTGGGACATTTTCGCCCCCCTGCGCCACTGGCTGGAGCATCTGAACATTAGCAATGCCTACTTTGCCCACCGTCTCTGCCAGTTGATTCCGGCCCAATGTCCCTTTGAGCGGGATGTGCTGTTCTTTGGCCATCTCCTGTTTCACATTCCCCCCATGTGTAAACTCAACCCCCTCTATGATGATTTGATGATGTTGCGGTTCCGTGCCCTCTGTTATCTGGTGGATGAGTGCGGTGAAGATGTGAGTCGTTACCTAAAATCTGGGTCTAAAGCCCCGTCCTTCTAG
- a CDS encoding transposase, with protein QGFQVLPKRWVVERTFSWFGRYRRLSKDYEYLPTTSEMMLYAAMVNLMVRRLA; from the coding sequence CAAGGGTTCCAAGTGTTGCCCAAGCGTTGGGTTGTGGAGCGCACCTTCTCCTGGTTTGGTCGGTATCGCCGCTTGAGCAAAGATTATGAATATTTGCCCACCACCAGTGAGATGATGCTGTATGCTGCCATGGTCAATCTGATGGTCAGAAGGCTTGCCTAA
- a CDS encoding IS5 family transposase produces MTRQAYDTDLTDGQWQILEPLLPPAKSGGRPRTTDLREILNAIFYLLRAGCAWRLLPHDFPNWHTVYTYFRGWEADGTWEHLNQALREQVRLQAGRNPDPSAACIDSQSV; encoded by the coding sequence ATGACACGACAAGCCTACGATACTGACCTCACCGATGGCCAGTGGCAGATTCTAGAACCCCTGCTCCCCCCTGCCAAATCAGGGGGACGACCTCGCACCACTGACCTGCGTGAGATCCTCAATGCTATTTTCTACCTCCTCCGAGCCGGGTGTGCATGGCGACTGCTCCCCCACGACTTTCCCAATTGGCACACGGTCTACACCTATTTCCGAGGCTGGGAAGCAGATGGAACCTGGGAGCATCTCAACCAAGCCCTTCGAGAACAAGTCCGCCTCCAAGCTGGACGCAATCCAGACCCTTCTGCGGCCTGTATCGACTCTCAATCCGTGA
- the dxr gene encoding 1-deoxy-D-xylulose-5-phosphate reductoisomerase, with translation MKAINLLGSTGSIGTQTLDIVQQYPEQFRLVAMAAGRNVDLVAQQIRQFQPELVALADESRIPDLKAAIADLPQQPQILGGQEGVVEVARYGDAEVVVTGIVGCAGLLPTIAAIEAGKDIALANKETLIAGGPVVLPLIQKHGIKLTPADSEHSAIFQCLQGLGKERTFVVGQPMDGLRRILLTASGGAFRDWPVEKLATVRVEDAIKHPNWTMGRKITVDSATLMNKGLEVIEAHYLFGLDYDHIDIVIHPQSIIHSLIEVADTSMLAQLGWPDMRLPLLYALSWPERLATNWEPLDLVKAGDLTFREPDHAKYPCMGLAYGAGRAGGSMPAVLNAANEQAVALFLEEKIGFLDIPKVIEQTCDRHRNDNQPNPSLEDILTADQWARQAVSRLSETLDRAPVLMT, from the coding sequence GTGAAAGCAATCAACCTTCTGGGTTCCACCGGATCCATTGGCACCCAAACCCTAGACATTGTGCAGCAGTATCCGGAGCAGTTCCGGCTGGTGGCCATGGCCGCAGGGCGCAATGTGGACTTGGTGGCCCAGCAAATTCGGCAATTTCAGCCGGAACTGGTGGCCTTGGCCGATGAAAGCCGGATCCCAGATCTCAAGGCAGCGATCGCAGACCTGCCCCAACAGCCCCAGATCCTGGGGGGTCAAGAGGGGGTGGTGGAGGTGGCCCGCTATGGGGATGCGGAAGTGGTGGTGACGGGGATTGTGGGCTGTGCGGGCCTCTTGCCGACGATCGCCGCCATTGAAGCCGGTAAAGACATTGCCCTGGCCAACAAAGAGACCCTGATCGCCGGTGGACCTGTGGTGCTGCCCCTGATCCAAAAGCACGGCATCAAGCTGACCCCCGCCGACTCGGAACATTCCGCCATTTTCCAGTGCCTCCAAGGGTTGGGTAAGGAACGCACCTTTGTCGTGGGGCAGCCCATGGATGGGTTACGGCGGATTTTGCTGACGGCTTCCGGGGGCGCGTTCCGGGATTGGCCCGTGGAAAAACTGGCGACGGTGCGGGTGGAGGATGCCATTAAGCACCCCAACTGGACTATGGGCCGCAAAATTACGGTGGATTCTGCCACCTTGATGAACAAGGGGCTGGAGGTCATTGAAGCCCATTACCTCTTTGGTCTGGACTATGACCACATTGATATCGTCATCCACCCCCAAAGCATTATTCACTCCCTGATTGAGGTGGCGGACACCTCCATGTTGGCCCAGTTGGGCTGGCCCGATATGCGGTTGCCCTTGCTCTATGCCCTGTCTTGGCCAGAGCGTTTGGCCACTAACTGGGAACCCTTAGATCTCGTGAAAGCGGGGGATCTCACCTTCCGGGAGCCGGATCATGCCAAGTATCCCTGCATGGGGTTGGCCTATGGGGCGGGTCGGGCCGGGGGTTCGATGCCGGCGGTGTTGAATGCGGCCAATGAGCAGGCGGTGGCCCTGTTCCTAGAGGAAAAAATCGGCTTTTTGGATATTCCCAAGGTGATTGAACAAACCTGCGATCGCCATCGCAATGATAATCAGCCGAACCCCAGCCTGGAGGATATCCTGACGGCGGATCAGTGGGCGCGGCAAGCTGTGAGCCGTTTGAGTGAAACCCTCGATCGCGCTCCCGTGCTGATGACCTAA
- a CDS encoding MFS transporter: MLQNRNFLTLWSGQVFSQLADKVYLVLMIALVSSTFDVPGQSISGKVSAIMIAFTIPAILFGSMAGVYVDRHPKRRVLVISNLLRGALVLALPLVLHLSSQRGDLGNWPLGFWCMLVITFLVSTLTQFFAPAEQAAIPLLVENRHLLSANSLYTTTMMAAMIVGFAIGEPLLNLADRWFGDSLGLGSGKELLVGGAYGVAGLLLCAIGVQESGEHLDDNDRHPLQDLKVGLDYLRHHPRIRGALLQLIILFSIFAALAVLAVRLAEVIPQLDADQFGWLLSTGSIGMGLGAVLVGQFGQNFPRRWVVSLGSLGLGFSLGGLALFHAALGSTLICIAVVGFFAAFVGIPVQTTIQEETPSDMRGKVFGLQNNAVNIALSLPLALAGLAESRWGLGWTLGGLAIITLVGGLLIIPDDRQQD; the protein is encoded by the coding sequence GTGTTGCAAAACCGTAACTTCCTCACCCTGTGGAGCGGCCAAGTCTTTTCCCAACTGGCGGACAAAGTTTACCTTGTCTTGATGATTGCCCTGGTCAGCAGCACCTTTGACGTACCGGGCCAAAGCATCAGCGGCAAGGTGTCCGCCATTATGATCGCCTTCACCATTCCCGCGATTTTGTTTGGATCCATGGCCGGGGTTTACGTCGATCGCCACCCCAAACGGCGGGTCTTGGTTATTTCCAACCTGCTGCGGGGGGCGCTGGTCTTGGCCCTGCCCCTGGTGTTACACCTCTCCAGCCAGAGGGGAGACCTGGGGAACTGGCCCCTGGGGTTTTGGTGCATGTTGGTCATCACCTTCCTGGTGTCCACCCTGACCCAGTTCTTCGCCCCAGCGGAACAAGCCGCCATTCCCCTCCTCGTGGAAAACCGCCACCTGCTGTCCGCCAACTCCCTCTACACCACCACCATGATGGCCGCCATGATCGTGGGCTTTGCCATCGGGGAACCCCTGCTCAACCTGGCCGATCGCTGGTTTGGAGATAGCCTAGGTCTGGGCAGCGGCAAAGAACTGCTGGTGGGGGGAGCCTATGGGGTGGCGGGGCTGTTGCTCTGTGCCATTGGGGTGCAGGAGTCGGGGGAACACCTGGACGACAACGACCGGCACCCTCTCCAGGATCTGAAGGTAGGTCTAGACTATCTGCGCCACCATCCCCGGATCCGGGGGGCACTGTTGCAACTGATTATTTTATTCTCCATCTTTGCCGCCCTAGCGGTGTTGGCGGTGCGCCTTGCGGAGGTCATCCCCCAGTTAGACGCGGATCAGTTTGGCTGGCTGCTCTCCACCGGCAGCATTGGCATGGGGTTGGGGGCTGTGTTAGTGGGGCAATTTGGCCAAAACTTCCCCCGCCGTTGGGTGGTCAGCCTGGGAAGCCTGGGGCTGGGCTTCAGCTTGGGGGGGTTGGCCCTGTTCCACGCCGCCCTAGGATCGACCTTGATTTGTATTGCGGTGGTGGGCTTTTTCGCCGCCTTTGTCGGAATTCCCGTGCAAACCACCATCCAGGAGGAAACCCCCTCGGATATGCGGGGTAAGGTCTTTGGTTTACAAAATAACGCCGTCAATATTGCCCTCAGCTTACCCCTGGCCCTGGCCGGTTTAGCCGAAAGTCGCTGGGGTCTGGGCTGGACTCTGGGGGGGCTGGCCATCATAACCCTGGTGGGGGGGCTGCTGATCATCCCGGACGATCGCCAGCAAGACTAG
- a CDS encoding glycine zipper family protein: MASELDSTLGSALDSVLGSVLGSARDSVLGSALGSARDSVLGSVLGSARDSVLGSALGSALGLVLGSVLGSALGLVLGLVLGSVLGSALGLVLGSVLGLVLGSVLGSALGSALGLVLGSGLSSGLSSGLGSRDARSGSRSSPKSLSLVSATPEVARATRVKSGFPPRPAVRRMLWGGVGSWLSVPRTRWEPSGRGRLLTRTSLSKGCIVKPKP, encoded by the coding sequence GTGGCTTCGGAACTAGATTCGACACTGGGTTCAGCACTAGATTCCGTACTGGGTTCGGTACTGGGTTCAGCACGAGATTCCGTACTGGGTTCAGCACTAGGTTCAGCACGAGATTCCGTACTGGGTTCGGTACTGGGTTCAGCACGCGATTCCGTACTGGGTTCAGCACTGGGTTCAGCACTAGGTTTGGTACTGGGTTCGGTACTGGGTTCAGCACTAGGTTTGGTACTGGGTTTGGTACTGGGTTCGGTACTGGGTTCAGCACTAGGTTTGGTACTGGGTTCGGTACTAGGTTTGGTACTGGGTTCGGTACTGGGTTCAGCACTAGGTTCGGCGCTGGGTTTAGTACTAGGTTCAGGACTAAGTTCGGGACTAAGTTCGGGACTAGGTTCGAGGGATGCTAGGTCTGGGTCACGATCGTCCCCCAAGTCCCTCTCCCTGGTCAGTGCCACCCCAGAAGTCGCCAGGGCCACAAGGGTTAAGTCGGGTTTCCCCCCTCGGCCCGCTGTGAGGCGGATGTTGTGGGGCGGGGTTGGGTCTTGGCTATCGGTTCCGAGGACGCGATGGGAGCCATCGGGCCGGGGGAGGCTATTGACACGGACATCATTATCAAAAGGCTGCATCGTAAAACCAAAACCATAA
- the recO gene encoding DNA repair protein RecO, translating to MSRSYKVTGINLKAIPLGENDRLLTILTPERGVVRAVAAGARKHKSQFSGRSRLFVINQLVVASGRSLDRITQAETLESFPGLGQNLQRLTAGQYLAELSLFQALDHHPQADLFYLLQEHLHRLNGAEPEEVLPRLTQGIFHLLALAGLAPQVHQCYRTQQPLLPQFADPQWRAGLNIAAGGVVLWPRTPQTRTKPGAIAAADQPSPAPATGIKTIASPIIREPELDPEVSPQDSTPLLPLTALELQCLQSLALAELPPVTPVPIPQAAITGTPQAAITQAPITGTPQAPTAAIAPLPPPFQGFPQLSHQTDRPPHSPPHSPPQSQTVSGLAPDRPDDRPDDRPVDHPIQTPLAPRTLDSGDQLGSSSSTVNKAVTTGDGRFPAAHPEPYPDAASTTLVWLTIERILRQYTQHHFDRPIRSAKLMDTCFLSPEP from the coding sequence ATGAGCCGCAGTTATAAGGTCACCGGCATTAACCTCAAAGCGATCCCCCTGGGGGAGAACGATCGCCTGCTGACCATTTTGACCCCAGAACGGGGGGTAGTGCGGGCGGTGGCGGCGGGTGCCCGCAAGCATAAATCCCAGTTTTCGGGGCGCAGTCGTTTATTTGTGATCAATCAATTGGTGGTGGCCTCGGGCCGCAGTCTCGATCGCATTACCCAGGCCGAAACCCTGGAATCCTTCCCCGGTTTGGGCCAAAATCTGCAACGGCTGACTGCGGGTCAATACCTAGCGGAATTAAGCCTGTTTCAAGCCCTCGATCACCATCCCCAGGCGGATTTGTTTTATCTGCTCCAGGAACATCTCCATCGCCTCAATGGGGCAGAGCCGGAGGAAGTGTTGCCCCGCCTGACCCAGGGAATTTTCCATTTGCTGGCCCTGGCGGGCCTTGCGCCCCAAGTTCACCAGTGTTACCGCACCCAGCAGCCCCTGCTGCCCCAGTTTGCCGATCCCCAGTGGCGGGCGGGGTTGAACATTGCGGCGGGGGGGGTGGTGCTGTGGCCCCGAACCCCTCAGACGAGGACTAAACCGGGGGCGATCGCCGCCGCAGATCAGCCCTCACCCGCCCCAGCCACCGGGATCAAGACGATCGCTTCCCCTATCATCCGGGAGCCAGAGCTGGATCCAGAGGTCAGTCCCCAGGATTCCACGCCCCTACTGCCCCTGACGGCCCTAGAGCTTCAGTGTTTACAAAGTCTGGCCCTGGCAGAGTTACCCCCGGTAACCCCGGTTCCCATACCCCAAGCTGCTATCACCGGCACCCCCCAAGCTGCCATCACCCAAGCTCCTATAACCGGCACCCCCCAAGCTCCGACTGCGGCGATCGCCCCCCTGCCTCCCCCCTTCCAGGGATTTCCCCAACTCTCCCATCAGACCGATCGCCCGCCCCATAGCCCGCCCCATAGCCCGCCCCAAAGCCAGACCGTCAGCGGCTTAGCCCCCGATCGCCCCGACGATCGCCCCGACGATCGCCCGGTTGATCACCCCATCCAGACCCCCCTGGCCCCTCGGACCCTGGACTCAGGGGATCAATTGGGCAGTTCGTCTAGTACAGTGAATAAAGCAGTAACTACAGGGGACGGTCGGTTTCCGGCGGCTCACCCTGAACCCTATCCTGATGCTGCCTCGACAACCCTGGTGTGGCTCACCATTGAACGGATCCTGCGACAATACACCCAACACCACTTCGATCGTCCGATCCGTTCCGCCAAGCTGATGGATACTTGCTTTTTGTCACCGGAACCCTAG
- the deoC gene encoding deoxyribose-phosphate aldolase translates to MTPEIDFELPPLIDHALLDPLATTEDVKRVCEEADRYHFATVCVYPVHVQQAAELLHGKKTQVCAVVGFPSGASVSAVKLQEAQLAAEAGATELDVVINLGWLRSGRGDAVHRELAEICEETGLLVKAILEMGRLTPPEKQLAAEVCLDAGVAFLKTGTGWAGGATVADVELLHTLTRGQVGIKAAGGIHTLAQVAALVHGGATRLGTSRGVALMQELKQPTARSQN, encoded by the coding sequence ATGACCCCTGAAATCGATTTTGAATTGCCGCCCCTCATTGATCATGCCCTGCTGGATCCCCTGGCCACGACGGAGGATGTGAAACGGGTTTGTGAAGAGGCCGATCGCTACCACTTCGCCACGGTCTGCGTTTATCCGGTTCATGTGCAACAGGCGGCGGAACTGCTCCATGGTAAAAAAACCCAGGTTTGCGCCGTGGTGGGGTTTCCGTCGGGGGCTAGTGTCTCGGCGGTGAAGCTCCAGGAGGCCCAACTGGCGGCGGAAGCGGGGGCGACGGAGTTGGATGTGGTCATTAATTTGGGTTGGCTGCGATCGGGGCGGGGCGATGCGGTGCATCGGGAACTGGCGGAAATTTGCGAAGAAACCGGGTTACTGGTCAAGGCGATTTTGGAAATGGGGCGGCTGACTCCCCCGGAAAAACAATTGGCGGCGGAGGTCTGTTTGGATGCGGGGGTGGCGTTCCTCAAAACCGGCACGGGCTGGGCCGGGGGAGCAACGGTGGCGGATGTGGAACTGCTCCACACCTTGACCCGGGGCCAGGTGGGCATCAAGGCGGCGGGGGGCATTCACACCCTAGCCCAGGTGGCCGCGTTGGTCCATGGGGGAGCCACTCGCCTGGGCACCTCCAGAGGGGTGGCCTTAATGCAGGAACTGAAACAGCCCACCGCTCGCTCCCAGAATTAA
- a CDS encoding cytochrome ubiquinol oxidase subunit I has protein sequence MEIWSDTVILSRLQFALTSIFHMLWPVITTGLGIYLVIIEGLWLKTRNPDYYYHARFWAKLYVLNFGIGVASGLPMEFEFGTNWAPFSEATGDFFGSILGFEGAMAFMLEAGFLGIMLFGWNRVPPIIHYLATIMVAFGANLSTFWILVANSWMQTPSGGSLVEGKFIVQDYFQAILNPAMIDSVAHMFLATLETSLFVIGGISAWYILGQRGDRLTAFFGQSLKIALATLVVVAPLQVYIGHTSAEQVYQHQPSKLAAIEARWDTVAAGETAPWSMMALPNAKAETNDWELNIPQGLGYILEFKAELSEPVLGLKAFEPQDRPPMIGLIFYCFRIMAGIGFFFVGLMGLTVVQWLRGKLAAAHLGQQTWLLRAWVLAAPLGYVAVETGWTVREVGRQPWIVYGLIRTSDAASPLPASNVLVSLVLFTLVYSVLLVATLYFGSRILREGPNLDLPLPTGDRADLAATPGEFLPDQRPVETQN, from the coding sequence ATGGAAATTTGGTCTGATACCGTCATTTTATCCCGTCTGCAATTTGCCCTGACCAGCATTTTCCACATGCTCTGGCCCGTGATCACCACCGGCCTGGGTATTTATCTGGTCATCATCGAAGGGCTATGGCTCAAGACCCGTAACCCTGATTACTACTACCATGCCCGCTTTTGGGCCAAGCTCTATGTGCTGAACTTTGGCATTGGGGTGGCCTCTGGCCTGCCCATGGAATTTGAATTTGGCACCAACTGGGCACCCTTTTCTGAAGCCACGGGGGACTTTTTTGGCAGCATCCTCGGCTTTGAAGGGGCCATGGCCTTTATGTTAGAGGCGGGATTTTTGGGCATCATGCTCTTTGGCTGGAACCGGGTGCCCCCCATCATCCACTACCTCGCCACCATCATGGTGGCCTTTGGGGCCAACCTCTCCACCTTTTGGATTTTGGTGGCCAATTCCTGGATGCAAACCCCCAGTGGCGGATCCCTGGTGGAGGGCAAGTTCATCGTCCAGGACTATTTCCAGGCCATCCTCAACCCCGCCATGATCGACAGTGTAGCCCACATGTTCTTGGCCACCCTCGAAACCTCCCTGTTTGTGATTGGGGGCATCAGTGCCTGGTACATCCTGGGGCAGCGGGGCGATCGCCTCACCGCTTTTTTTGGTCAATCCCTGAAAATTGCCCTGGCCACCTTGGTGGTGGTGGCTCCCCTACAGGTGTACATTGGCCACACCAGCGCCGAACAGGTGTATCAACACCAGCCCTCAAAATTGGCGGCGATCGAAGCCCGCTGGGACACGGTGGCCGCTGGGGAAACCGCCCCCTGGTCGATGATGGCCCTGCCCAATGCCAAGGCGGAAACCAATGACTGGGAACTGAATATTCCCCAAGGTCTGGGCTATATTTTGGAATTCAAAGCCGAGCTTTCAGAACCCGTTTTAGGCTTAAAAGCCTTTGAACCCCAGGATCGCCCCCCGATGATTGGCCTGATCTTTTATTGCTTCCGCATCATGGCGGGCATTGGCTTTTTCTTTGTCGGTCTCATGGGGTTAACCGTGGTGCAGTGGCTGCGGGGCAAACTGGCCGCTGCCCACCTGGGGCAACAAACCTGGCTGCTGCGGGCCTGGGTTCTCGCGGCTCCCCTGGGCTATGTGGCCGTGGAAACCGGCTGGACCGTGCGGGAAGTGGGTCGCCAGCCCTGGATCGTCTATGGTCTGATTCGCACCAGTGATGCCGCCTCCCCCTTGCCCGCCAGCAATGTCCTGGTGTCCCTGGTGTTGTTTACCTTGGTCTATAGCGTGCTGTTGGTGGCCACCCTTTACTTTGGCAGTCGGATTCTGCGGGAAGGTCCCAACCTGGATTTGCCCCTGCCCACCGGCGATCGCGCCGATTTAGCAGCCACCCCCGGCGAATTTCTACCGGATCAGCGTCCCGTGGAAACCCAAAACTAG
- the cydB gene encoding cytochrome d ubiquinol oxidase subunit II, translating into METLTYFLPQVWFAILALFLFLYVLLDGFDLGVGILSLTASSEERRGILMTSLGNVWDANETWLVLMGGALFGAFPLAYATILNALYIPIWAMIFGFIFRAVAFEFREHSQQKLLWNLAFGAGSFLAALGQGFALGGVLAGIAVDDQGHFVGSTLDCFSLPSLLVALTLIQGYVLIGSTYLIMRTAGTLQDTHYKTAKLAAWTTLLGAIAITVITPFFYDYARDRLFSQPLIYIFAIIPVLGILLVWQLLRSLDQRREATPFVWSILLFLLTFLGLALIVFPYIIPTQVTIYQAAAAPSSLVFMLVFIGFLIPIMLAYNIYQYVVFRGKVVTSQYGD; encoded by the coding sequence ATGGAAACTCTGACCTATTTTTTACCCCAGGTGTGGTTTGCCATCCTGGCCCTGTTTCTCTTCCTCTATGTGTTGCTGGATGGCTTTGATCTAGGGGTGGGCATTCTGTCCCTCACCGCCTCCAGCGAAGAACGGCGGGGCATTTTAATGACCAGTTTGGGCAATGTTTGGGATGCCAATGAAACCTGGTTGGTGTTGATGGGGGGGGCATTATTCGGAGCCTTTCCCCTGGCCTATGCCACCATCCTCAATGCCCTGTATATTCCCATTTGGGCCATGATTTTTGGCTTTATCTTCCGGGCTGTGGCCTTTGAATTTCGGGAGCATTCCCAGCAGAAACTGTTGTGGAATCTGGCCTTTGGGGCGGGCAGTTTCTTAGCGGCCTTGGGCCAAGGGTTTGCCCTGGGGGGAGTGTTGGCAGGCATCGCCGTAGATGACCAAGGCCATTTTGTCGGTAGCACCTTGGATTGCTTCAGCTTGCCTTCCCTGTTGGTGGCCCTGACCCTGATCCAAGGCTATGTTTTGATTGGATCCACCTATCTGATCATGCGCACGGCGGGTACCTTGCAGGATACCCATTATAAAACCGCGAAGTTGGCCGCTTGGACCACCTTATTGGGGGCGATCGCCATCACCGTGATCACGCCCTTCTTTTATGATTACGCCCGCGATCGACTCTTTTCCCAGCCCTTAATCTACATCTTTGCCATCATTCCCGTCCTGGGGATCCTCTTGGTGTGGCAATTATTGCGCAGCTTGGACCAACGGCGGGAAGCGACCCCCTTTGTTTGGAGTATTCTGCTATTTTTGCTCACCTTCCTCGGTTTGGCCTTGATTGTGTTCCCCTACATTATTCCCACCCAAGTCACCATCTACCAGGCCGCTGCTGCCCCCAGTTCCTTGGTCTTTATGCTGGTGTTTATCGGTTTTTTAATCCCCATTATGTTGGCCTACAACATCTATCAATACGTGGTCTTCCGGGGCAAGGTCGTCACCAGTCAATATGGGGACTAA
- a CDS encoding M16 family metallopeptidase has protein sequence MNRHRDGGRRGAQDRKIGDRVSGTVLAPGKVVKGNPQETLMANSPPRVNASHPSGTLLLVCGGNPPRRTDLKQRWVLRSLCHGWQRIWGGLGQKLGQKLGQKLGQKPGRSPWAYGLVGLGLSLSLGLGLNLGPQAAPVLAQGTGGAPPQHYSDLTFPPLPAITLPDYDRITLDNGLVIYLVEDHELPLVQGSALVRVGDRWEPADKVGLGGLTGQLLRGGGTQHHSFGEINQFLEDRAASIETSIGTTAGRASFSALREDLDSVLDLFVEILREPAFAADRLALAKNRTAGSIARRNDDPGGIAQREFGKLLYGSDSPYGATLEYDDLAAITRDDVVAFYETYVHPDGILLGIVGDFDRVSLRQKLETLLGDWPAAGLDLPPLPAVDTTPGGGLFTVDQPQLTQSYVQLGQLGGQLDSPDYPALSVLNEVLNGFGGRLYNEVRSRQGLAYSVYSYWSPNYDFPGTFVAGGQTRTEATLPFLRAVTQEIEAVRQAPIAPEELQYAKDVVLNSFVFGFQSPGQTLSRLMTYDYYGYPSDFVFQYQRGVEAVTLEDVQRSAQTYLQPDHWITLVVGNVAAIATDLAQWGSATAIDITIPDPPQ, from the coding sequence GTGAACCGCCACCGGGACGGGGGACGGCGGGGTGCCCAAGATCGCAAGATCGGCGATCGCGTTTCTGGTACTGTCCTAGCTCCAGGCAAGGTTGTCAAGGGCAATCCCCAGGAAACCCTGATGGCCAACAGCCCCCCACGGGTGAATGCTTCCCACCCCAGTGGTACCCTATTGCTAGTCTGTGGTGGGAATCCCCCAAGGAGAACGGATTTGAAGCAACGATGGGTTCTGCGTAGCCTGTGCCACGGGTGGCAACGGATTTGGGGCGGGCTGGGCCAAAAACTAGGCCAGAAACTAGGCCAAAAACTGGGCCAGAAACCAGGCCGATCGCCCTGGGCCTATGGTCTCGTGGGGTTAGGGCTGAGTTTAAGCCTGGGGCTGGGGCTAAACCTGGGACCCCAGGCCGCTCCGGTCTTGGCCCAAGGCACTGGGGGGGCACCCCCCCAACACTACAGCGATCTCACCTTTCCCCCCCTCCCCGCCATCACCCTCCCCGACTACGATCGCATCACCCTAGACAACGGCTTGGTGATCTACTTGGTGGAGGATCATGAGTTGCCCCTGGTGCAGGGCAGTGCCCTGGTGCGGGTGGGCGATCGCTGGGAGCCAGCGGACAAAGTGGGCTTGGGAGGCTTGACGGGGCAACTGCTGCGGGGGGGCGGCACCCAGCACCACAGCTTTGGGGAGATTAACCAGTTTCTGGAAGATCGAGCCGCTTCGATCGAAACCAGCATTGGCACCACCGCCGGACGGGCCAGCTTCAGTGCCCTGCGGGAAGACCTGGATTCCGTCTTGGATCTGTTTGTGGAAATTCTGCGGGAACCGGCCTTTGCCGCCGATCGCCTTGCCCTGGCCAAAAACCGCACCGCCGGGAGCATCGCCCGCCGCAATGATGATCCGGGGGGCATTGCTCAACGGGAATTTGGCAAGTTGCTCTATGGATCCGACAGTCCCTATGGGGCAACCCTGGAATATGACGACTTAGCCGCCATTACGCGGGACGATGTGGTTGCTTTCTATGAAACCTATGTCCATCCCGACGGCATTCTGTTGGGCATTGTCGGGGACTTTGATCGGGTAAGCCTACGCCAAAAGCTGGAAACCCTCCTGGGGGACTGGCCCGCTGCTGGGTTGGATCTGCCCCCCTTGCCAGCGGTGGACACCACTCCGGGGGGCGGTCTGTTCACGGTGGATCAGCCCCAACTGACCCAAAGCTATGTACAACTGGGGCAACTGGGGGGACAACTGGACAGCCCCGACTATCCGGCCCTGTCGGTGTTGAACGAGGTGCTCAATGGCTTTGGGGGACGGCTGTACAACGAGGTGCGATCGCGCCAGGGACTGGCCTACTCCGTCTATAGCTACTGGAGTCCGAACTATGATTTTCCCGGCACCTTTGTGGCGGGGGGCCAAACCCGCACCGAGGCCACCCTACCCTTTTTGCGGGCTGTAACCCAGGAAATCGAAGCGGTGCGCCAAGCCCCCATTGCCCCGGAAGAATTGCAGTACGCCAAGGATGTGGTTCTTAATTCCTTTGTCTTCGGGTTCCAGTCCCCCGGCCAAACCCTGTCCCGCCTGATGACCTATGACTATTACGGCTACCCCTCGGATTTTGTCTTTCAATACCAGCGGGGGGTGGAGGCGGTGACCCTGGAGGATGTACAGCGATCGGCCCAAACCTATTTGCAACCGGACCACTGGATCACCTTGGTGGTGGGCAATGTGGCGGCGATCGCGACAGATTTGGCCCAATGGGGATCGGCGACGGCGATCGACATCACCATCCCCGATCCACCCCAATAA